From Sander lucioperca isolate FBNREF2018 chromosome 14, SLUC_FBN_1.2, whole genome shotgun sequence, the proteins below share one genomic window:
- the cdca5 gene encoding sororin produces MNEGTLQNIMAEPNNPNGWQRRRSPRLSSPQANVKTGNNMALASVAVKRSITVRKIAPRKTVAPSEHNKENTLRRSGSESSQKKKPNVSTLDPVPDRRSSSTAKKKQKAAILSPILPSSPPPPPHPQQPAVDPEDAVWSQKVRRSYSRLSEKSFNSPDSRETMFGFEKLTPEVVRRVERPKTGLEVSGPLSGLNSFTSLLEADDCGSTFAKPDQNIPGVALVKEKRRKRKKVQQIGTTELDALAAQMNAEFEEAEDFELIVE; encoded by the coding sequence ATGAACGAAGGGACGCTTCAAAACATAATGGCGGAACCTAATAACCCTAACGGCTGGCAGAGAAGACGGTCACCGCGGTTGAGTTCTCCTCAGGCTAACGTTAAAACTGGCAACAACATGGCGCTGGCCTCCGTCGCTGTTAAACGTTCCATCACGGTGAGAAAAATAGCACCCAGAAAAACAGTTGCACCGTCGGAGCACAACAAGGAGAACACACTGAGACGGTCGGGGTCGGAAAGCAGCCAAAAGAAGAAGCCGAATGTATCCACCCTTGATCCTGTCCCAGACCGTAGGAGCTCCTCCACGGCCAAGAAAAAGCAGAAGGCCGCTATTCTCTCACCGATCCTCCCCTCCTCACCGCCGCCCCCTCCTCATCCCCAACAGCCGGCAGTGGATCCAGAGGACGCGGTCTGGTCCCAGAAAGTACGCCGCTCCTACAGCAGGCTCAGTGAGAAGTCCTTCAACAGCCCCGACTCCCGGGAGACCATGTTCGGCTTTGAGAAGCTGACCCCCGAGGTGGTCCGGAGAGTCGAGCGACCCAAGACAGGTCTGGAGGTTTCTGGACCCTTGTCTGGTTTGAACTCATTCACGTCTTTGCTTGAGGCGGATGATTGTGGTTCAACTTTCGCCAAACCGGACCAAAACATCCCTGGAGTGGCCTTGgtgaaggagaagaggaggaagaggaagaaggtcCAGCAGATAGGCACCACAGAGCTGGACGCACTGGCTGCCCAGATGAACGCAGAGTTTGAGGAGGCAGAGGACTTTGAGTTGATCGTGGAGTAA